In one Apostichopus japonicus isolate 1M-3 chromosome 18, ASM3797524v1, whole genome shotgun sequence genomic region, the following are encoded:
- the LOC139959022 gene encoding uncharacterized protein, protein MDFPLRFLILIAVLVHTSVTQISQRTVTTPTVVNVFCEPAGLSGPGVRCNTTGLCIPLAAICDNHDNCGDGEDELQCPEAPRITFLSQNASVTPGYPYVVICVAEGYPTPNITWLEDSSLESIPQQFLAAGASFIVIQLSSSETFTRVTCRASQGSLFQEKTVQVSLIDSPQCQTALTDTASVEACISVINEVYFIGDTISAADGTVLYNIAIPCASLEIDQNRSAVLDLEIEIRSINRDRMERFKRGFGNLLHTNVYERITCNQPEGYARVTVLPPLLILGRTELTVDVRAVNILSQDLGFADYSYDGSGGNNQPDFLMEVGFLECNVSCSLDEFRKAIDSCPNQLFIPELEEKRAWVLLEAISKCPVNALGEPAAITVHPDQMLASPAGGSLHTSCEGDYTASIKWYKKGLNGDNPTSITGNVLSFSDLDARDQGFYFCRAQGGGAYGDSFADSNSLLVLLLDRDTYLLEMRFDNLVYSDEIADPTSPFFSANISVVQEGIASSLLESADIEDITDVTVQRLRSGSVVVEALITLAMAATVEEAKNTLVEYPLGSIGNNITIDNQSVSFQSTSFCAAQGLNNTLAGQLTFLKSEISQTAQSVELCPGYTTTGGSPRATRMCTGNFVSPSVWQDPVLNNCFDGEESEEDTDILETLVETLENNPVTADNVTQVSRDVADVTGTVDLDGGDLDHVAELLKIITNVNSSSPEVTSNTVEIVDNVLDFEENAYEEDVSVEAPSRILQALENQLTNLHQGGDDVNFTDVRGFVGAVAFTADKEYFSSEITFGNFFNSDKQTIRGNLNESLTDTYRGIDPSLLDDVKASVTLPITLLDDIQFDASDSVPVTFVIHRTSNLFTSRDNQTEVVASLIVGATIEGKSIDNLSSPVVTRFHLLPLDGVGDERRCVFWDFQLAGGYGGWSSEGCELASGPDDESDDPIVECRCNHLTNFAILVDIQGDIDNVVLDVLSIIGCVVSVVALVITIVTFCAIKKLRSKQPQQILINLCFALLGLYLSFLIGIDRANLGAVCIMCGALIHYFCLATVAWMCVEAMNMYILFVKVFNSGVQHFMKKAALVAWGLPLVVVVVSVAVKSVNYRGDYCFPQTGTMTFYIGVVLFIAVMLVFNLVMFVLIIKQITCRPQIKKDDPRKENIKRIQNAISILMLLGLAWLFGFFAIGGAQFIFNLLFLICNSLQGLFIFLIFCVRNQEVQMEWRLIFGQTGRYKVNESSNTRSTGSSSSKNPKGNQNVNSDENTTEKIQMESTSSP, encoded by the exons ATGGATTTTCCACTGCGGTTCTTGATATTGATTGCTGTACTGGTCCATACTTCAGTGACTCAGATCTCTCAGAGAACAGTAACGACACCAACAGTAGTCAATGTAT TCTGTGAGCCAGCCGGCCTATCTGGTCCAGGAGTCAGATGTAACACAACAGGTCTGTGCATCCCATTGGCAGCTATATGTGATAACCATGACAACTGCGGTGATGGGGAGGATGAATTGCAGTGTCCCG AAGCGCCTAGGATTACCTTCCTGTCCCAGAATGCATCAGTGACCCCTGGATATCCTTATGTAGTCATTTGTGTGGCCGAAGGGTATCCCACACCGAATATCACCTGGCTGGAAGACAGCAGCTTGGAATCAATTCCCCAGCAATTTCTCGCTGCCGGAGCATCGTTCATAGTGATACAACTTTCAAGTTCAGAAACATTTACACG GGTTACATGCAGGGCATCCCAAGGAAGTTTATTTCAAGAGAAAACAGTACAAGTGAGCCTCATAG ATTCTCCTCAGTGTCAAACAGCTTTGACAGATACTGCATCTGTAGAAGCTTGTATCTCAGTTATAAATGAAGTTTACTTCATTGGTGACACTATCTCAGCTGCTGATGGGACAGTACTATACAACATTGCAATACCTTGTGCATCACTAGAAATAGACCAGAATAGGTCTGCAGTCTTGGATTTAGAGATTGAAATCAGATCCATTAACCGAGACCGGATGGAAAGATTCAAACGAGGATTTGGAAACCTGTTGCACACAAATGTGTATGAGAGAATTACCTGTAATCAGCCGGAGGGGTATGCTAGAGTTACTGTACTACCCCCTCTATTGATATTGGGCAGAACTGAACTGACTGTTGATGTAAGAGCTGTGAATATACTGAGCCAAGATCTGGGTTTTGCGGACTATAGTTATGATGGAAGTGGTGGAAATAACCAACCAGACTTTCTTATGGAGGTGGGATTCCTCGAGTGTAATGTATCTTGCAGTTTGGATGAATTCAGGAAAGCCATAGACAGCTGTCCAAATCAACTTTTTATTCCAGAGCTTGAAGAAAAGAGGGCTTGGGTTCTCCTTGAAGCTATCAGCAAATGCCCTGTCAATGCATTAGGAG AGCCTGCAGCCATCACAGTGCACCCTGACCAGATGTTAGCATCTCCAGCTGGTGGTTCCTTGCACACTAGCTGTGAGGGAGACTATACAGCTAGTATCAAATGGTACAAGAAGGGATTAAATGGAGATAATCCTACATCCATCACAGGCAATGTCTTAAGCTTCTCTGACCTTGATGCAAGAGATCAGGGATTTTATTTCTGCAGAGCTCAGGGAGGTGGAGCTTATGGAGATTCTTTTGCAGACAGTAACTCATTACTAGTTTTGTTGTtag ACAGAGACACATATCTACTGGAGATGAGGTTTGACAATCTGGTTTATTCTGATGAGATAGCTGACCCAACCAGCCCTTTCTTCAGTGCCAATATTAGTGTTGTTCAAGAAGGG ATTGCATCATCCCTCTTGGAGTCTGCAGATATTGAAGATATTACTGATGTCACAGTTCAAAGGTTAAGGTCTGGCAGTGTTGTAGTTGAAGCACTAATAACCCTGGCGATGGCTGCAACAGTGGAGGAGGCAAAGAATACTTTGGTTGAATATCCCCTCGGATCTATTGGGAACAATATAACTATTGATAACCAGTCTGTTTCCTTCCAAAGTACTT CATTTTGTGCGGCACAGGGTCTTAATAACACTTTGGCTGGTCAATTAACATTCCTAAAATCTGAGATATCCCAGACTGCCCAGTCAGTGGAGCTGTGCCCGGGATATACTACCACAG GGGGATCTCCGAGGGCTACAAGGATGTGCACAGGTAATTTTGTGTCTCCTAGTGTCTGGCAGGATCCTGTCTTGAACAACTGCTTCGATGGAGAGGAGAGTGAAGAAGACACAGATATTCTTGAGACTCTTGTAGAG ACTTTGGAAAACAATCCAGTCACAGCGGATAATGTGACACAGGTGTCTCGTGACGTGGCTGACGTCACTGGAACTGTTGATCTTGATGGTGGAGATCTGGATCATGTTGCAGAACTCCTCAAGATAATAACTAATGTGAACAGCTCATCGCCAGAg GTAACCAGTAACACTGTCGAGATTGTTGATAATGTTCTAGATTTCGAGGAGAATGCGTATGAGGAGGATGTTTCAGTGGAAGCACCCTCACGAATTCTGCAAGCCCTGGAAAACCAGCTGACTAATTTACATCAAGGAGGGGATGATGTGAACTTTACAGATGTGCGAGGATTTGTTGGTGCCGTGGCGTTTACAGCTGACAAAGAATATTTTTCATCTGAGATAACATTTGGGAATTTTTTCAACTCTGATAAGCAAACCATCAGAGGCAACTTGAATGAAAGTCTAACAGATACCTACAGAGGCATTGATCCATCTCTGCTTGATGACGTCAAGGCCTCTGTAACGCTCCCAATAACTCTGCTAGATGACATCCAGTTTG ATGCATCAGATTCAGTTCCTGTGACCTTCGTCATTCATCGTACAAGTAATCTCTTTACCAGCAGAGATAACCAGACAGAAGTGGTTGCAAGTCTCATCGTCGGGGCAACCATTGAAGGAAAGAGCATCGATAACCTGAGCAGTCCAGTAGTTACAAGATTTCATTTATTGCCT TTGGATGGTGTTGGTGATGAAAGGCGATGTGTTTTCTGGGATTTTCAGTTGGCAGGTGGGTATGGGGGTTGGTCCTCAGAGGGGTGTGAGTTGGCGTCTGGTCCAGATGATGAGTCGGATGATCCTATTGTAGAGTGTAGATGTAATCATCTCACAAACTTCGCCATACTTGTG GACATACAGGGAGATATCGATAATGTTGTTCTTGATGTTCTGAGTATCATTGGATGTGTGGTGTCAGTTGTTGCCCTTGTCATCACCATAGTAACATTCTGTGCCATCAA GAAACTCCGGTCCAAGCAACCTCAACAGATTTTAATTAATCTCTGCTTTGCTCTCCTTGGTCTCTACCTTTCATTCTTGATCGGGATTGACCGTGCAAATTTGGGAGCTGTTTGCATCATGTGTGGTGCCCTTATTCACTACTTCTGTCTCGCCACTGTTGCATGGATGTGTGTAGAGGCGATGAACATGTATATCTTGTTCGTTAAAGTCTTTAACTCAGGTGTCCAACATTTTATGAAGAAGGCAGCTTTGGTTGCATGGG GTCTTCCTCTTGTGGTTGTGGTAGTATCGGTCGCTGTGAAGTCAGTAAATTACAGAGGAGATTA CTGTTTTCCGCAAACAGGTACCATGACATTTTACATTGGTGTTGTTCTGTTCATCGCTGTCATGCTGGTGTTCAATCTGGTCATGTTTGTCTTAATAATCAAACAAATCACATGTCGCCCACAAATCAAGAAGGATGATCCCaggaaagaaaacattaaacgCATCCAAAACGCCATCTCCATCTTGATGCTGCTGGGTCTCGCCTGGCTGTTTGGATTCTTCGCGATAGGTGGTGCCCAGTTTATATTTAATCTCCTCTTCCTCATCTGCAACTCCCTGCAAGGATTATTCATCTTTCTCATCTTCTGTGTGAGAAACCAGGAGGTCCAAATGGAATGGAGGTTAATTTTTGGGCAGACTGGAAGATACAAAGTTAACGAAAGTTCCAATACTAGATCCACAGGTTCATCGAGTTCCAAAAACCCCAAAGGAAATCAAAATGTTAACAGTGACGAAAACACCACTGAGAAAATTCAGATGGAATCTACTTCATCCCCCTGA